In Siniperca chuatsi isolate FFG_IHB_CAS linkage group LG24, ASM2008510v1, whole genome shotgun sequence, the DNA window ACCTGTGTGTCCTTCAAGAGTGACCAGTCAAATGATCGCCCCATTAATTTTAAAGTACGACAGCCCTCTGCTGCAAAGAGGTCAGctgttaaaactttaaaatatcacTGATTCATGTTTTAACTGTTATTTATCCAGAGAAGTTTTATTGaacctgtttgtttattttcagcatcgTTCTTcttcacatacatttatattctcACATGTAAAAGCTGCCCAGTATAACCAGTATAACCAGTCTTCAGCTCTTGacttcagtttaacattttctcctcacacACGTTCTGACTGTTGTCTGATGACTGCAGgagaataaaacagtgaaaactgtTATGGAtcactgcaggctgcagaaGCTCAAAGAGGAGACAATGTTCACCTCTACCAATGCTCAaacatgtgttgtgtgtaaaacaagctgattgttttttattgtgtcaaacaagtggaaaacaaaatacatacatattgtacattataaaagaaacagctgtACCAACTTCTACAAACAACACCTGTACCTGTTTGCTTACCTGTAGCCAAGAGAAATATGTTCAAGCTTTCATTTGACACACAGTTCAGTGTGAAATCACCCTCAGCTTTGGTTTGATCCAGTATTCTCTGGTTTTCTCTTTGGTGTTCCTGATGTTTCTCTCACTTCACCTGCTACAACTTTATTGCAACTCACTACCAATTTGCACTGGACAGGTAGCATCCAGTTAGCTTGTGTGAGCTGTGCGTTGATGTCCACAGTATTATAGGGGTCAATAAGAGCTGGAGGGACTAAACCAGACAAGCTGGTGAACcaacacagtaaactgaaagcTGCACAGAAATGCAGACAGGACTGTTGATTCACAGTGGGATCAGCAGTACGACCAACACTTTAATGTCAGGGGAAACCATCTGATTCAATGTTGTAATCAACACTTTAACTCAAAGGACCTTtagcttgtgtttgtctctgtttggACGGACATAATGCGAACTAATTCTTCATGATTCCTCCACAGAGTCGACCAGGAGAGCTCAGAGGTTCCCAGTGGTCAGTCTGCCCAGCAGCATCAAACACACCTGGACTCCATATTTATGgtctgtacatgtacaacaactaCTTTTACATCACTTCTGGTCACAATAATCTCCATGCTGCACTTTTTAGACCAGTGGAttgtcagtctgtccaacatggatctgatgtttggttccatgattttagtttgattgtttcattcatataatattctgttccagctgctggaggagaacattGTCACTTTTGTGAAGAACGAACTGAAGAAGATCCAGACGGTTCTGAGATcagattacccagaatgctcagagagtcagagggaggatgaggaggtgttggacggtaaggaggaagagcagaggaggagcagcagagaggcatttctgaagatcacactgcacttcctgaggagaatgaagcaggaggagctggctgactgTCTGCAGAGCAGTAAGAGGATTTCTCTAAAGATTCAACATGCTGGATAAACATTTACTAATGTCTCAAGAGACGGaggaaaatatattcatatactcATTCTTTAAGGaaattaaatgatcaaatatttcCTTGTGTGTTCATTCAGGGTATCCTGTTCCAGTTCGTTTCCAGCATAAACTTAAATCTAACCTGAAGAATaagttccagtgtgtgtttgaggggatcgctaaagcaggaaacccaacccttctgaaccagatctacacagagctctacatcacagagggagggactggAGAGGTCAATGAAGaacatgaggtcagacagattgaaacagcatccaggaaaccaaaaacaacaattagaCACGAAGACATCTTTAAACCCTCACCTGGAAGAGATGAACCAATCAGAACGGTGATGACAAAGGGAGTGGCTGGCATTGGGAAAACAGTCTTaacacagaagttcactctggactgggctgaagacaaagccaaccaggacatacacttcacatttccattcactttcagagagctgaatgtgctgaaagaggaaaagtacagcttggtggaacttgttcatcacttctttactgaaaccaaagaagcaggaatctgcaggtttgaagagttccaggttttgttcatctttgacggTCTGGATGAGTGTCGACTTCCTCTGGACTTCCACAACACAAAAATCCTGACTGATGCTACAAAGTCcacctcagtggatgtgctgctgacaaatCTCATCAGGGGGaacctgcttccctctgctcgcctctggataaccacacgacctgcagcaaccaatcagatccctcctgagtgtgttgacatggtgacggaggtcagagggttcactgacccacagaaggaggagtacttcaggaagagATTCAGAGATAAGAAGCAGgccagcagaatcatctcccacatcaagacatcacgaagcctccacatcatgtgccacatcccagtcttctgctggatcactgctacagttctggaggaCGAGttgaagaccagagagggaggagagctgcccaagaccctgactgagatgtacatccacttcctggtggttcagtccaaactgaagaaCATCAAGTATGAtagaggagctgagacagagagcaggaagatgattgaGTCTCTGGGAAAAGTGGCttttgagcagctgcagaaaggcaacctgatcttctatgaatcagacctgacagagtgTGGCATCGATATCACAGCAGCCTCAGTGTACTCAggagtgttcacacagatctttagagaggagagagggctgtACCAGGACAAGGTGTTCTGCTTCATCCATCTgagcgttcaggagtttctggctgctcttcatGTCCATCTGACCTTCATCAACTCTGGTGTCAATCTGCTGTCAGAACAACAATCAACATCCCAGAAGtctaaaacaagaaaacacaaacctACAGTGACACATCTCTATCAGAGTGCTGTGGACAAGACCTTACAGAGTCCAAATGGACACCTGGACTTGTTCCTCCGCTTCCTCCTGGGACTTTCACTGCAGACCAATCAGACTCTCCTACGAGGcctgctgacacagacaggaagtgtctcAAAAACCAATCAGGTAACAGTCGAgtacatcaagaagaagatcGAAGAGACtccctctgcagagaaaagcatcaatctgttccactgtctgaatgaactgaatgacCGTTCTCTAGTGGAGCAGATCCAACAGTCCCTGAGTTCAGGAAGTCTCTCCACAGATAAACTGTCccctgctcagtggtcagctctggtcttcatcttactgtcatcagaaaCAGATCTGGACgtgtttgacctgaagaaatactctgcttcagAGGAATCTCTTCTgaggctgctgccagtggtTAAAGCCTCCAACAAAGCTCTGTAAGTAGATACATAGTGGGGTTTATTCATGAacaggagaaagaaattaaaaactatATACTCGTTTCCTTCTGTCAGGATTTCAAATTTCACAGTACAGAAAGTCTTTGAATTTTCCAATGTATTTTGTACTAATTGAGGTTCACATATTGTACAGCATGAAATATGAATTCTGGGTGAGACCGAGAGcgttatttttgtttgaaatgattatatcatattatcatttcatgttttttatacTGATTCAGTCACGTTTCCAACACGTTTAGAGTAAAACAGCAAGGATTTTAACGTGCTGAGaagatattatatatactgtatcaccAAAAGTCCAGACtcagcattttaacacaaatgttATTTGTCATCTTGTTCACTATTTCCTCTCCAGACTGAGTGGCTGTAACCTCTCAaagagaagctgtgaagctctgtcctcggttctcagctcccagtcctctagtctgagagagctggacctgagtaacaacgacctgcaggattcaggagtgaagctgctgacgGCTGGACTGAAGAGTCCACATTGTAaactggaaactctcaggtcagattaagtcacagtttgtctaattatttaagttatttctcAAAATTTCAAGCTCCACTTaatttcacagagctgctagcatggctatatcCTCTTTAACATTTAGATGTCATGTTTACTGTTGAATCCCTGATTCAGTCACTGTATTTATTGATTCGTTTATTTGGAGAGTCTCCTCTTGTATCTGACGGACGCAGCAGGACCCTCAGATGATCTgccatgtgtgttgtttggtgtgtttgcaggctgtcaggctgtctgatcacagaggaaggctgtgcttctctggcctcagctctgagctccaacccctcccatctgagagagctggacctgagctacaatcatccaggagactcaggagtgaagctgctgtctgcaggaCTGAAGGGtccacactggagactggacactctcaggtatgaagaggcAGCAAAAGAAGACACAcaagtcataaaaccatctggttttagaagaaaacataaaaaaacaggaaaaacatctTTAACTAAGTAAAAGACAGGGTGTGAGGGTAGGAAAGGT includes these proteins:
- the LOC122871905 gene encoding protein NLRC3-like isoform X2 produces the protein MLLEENIVTFVKNELKKIQTVLRSDYPECSESQREDEEVLDGKEEEQRRSSREAFLKITLHFLRRMKQEELADCLQSRYPVPVRFQHKLKSNLKNKFQCVFEGIAKAGNPTLLNQIYTELYITEGGTGEVNEEHEVRQIETASRKPKTTIRHEDIFKPSPGRDEPIRTVMTKGVAGIGKTVLTQKFTLDWAEDKANQDIHFTFPFTFRELNVLKEEKYSLVELVHHFFTETKEAGICRFEEFQVLFIFDGLDECRLPLDFHNTKILTDATKSTSVDVLLTNLIRGNLLPSARLWITTRPAATNQIPPECVDMVTEVRGFTDPQKEEYFRKRFRDKKQASRIISHIKTSRSLHIMCHIPVFCWITATVLEDELKTREGGELPKTLTEMYIHFLVVQSKLKNIKYDRGAETESRKMIESLGKVAFEQLQKGNLIFYESDLTECGIDITAASVYSGVFTQIFREERGLYQDKVFCFIHLSVQEFLAALHVHLTFINSGVNLLSEQQSTSQKSKTRKHKPTVTHLYQSAVDKTLQSPNGHLDLFLRFLLGLSLQTNQTLLRGLLTQTGSVSKTNQVTVEYIKKKIEETPSAEKSINLFHCLNELNDRSLVEQIQQSLSSGSLSTDKLSPAQWSALVFILLSSETDLDVFDLKKYSASEESLLRLLPVVKASNKALLSGCNLSKRSCEALSSVLSSQSSSLRELDLSNNDLQDSGVKLLTAGLKSPHCKLETLRVEPGGVRWLRPGLRKYSCELTLDTNTANRCIKLSDDNRKAILHLGVLTIVLNSIQPGHPDRFDLPQLLCRNGLTGRCYWEVEWRGEVYISVSYRGISRRGDREDCLFGGNDQSWSLNCSDDSRYSVCHNKRETSISSSSSSSSSVSNRVAVYVDCPAGTLSFYRVSSDTLIHLHTFNTTFTEPLYPGFGFWSWSRSGSSVSLCSL